Proteins encoded together in one Coffea arabica cultivar ET-39 chromosome 2c, Coffea Arabica ET-39 HiFi, whole genome shotgun sequence window:
- the LOC140035242 gene encoding rac-like GTP-binding protein ARAC4: MTSTSDAANSTSTTTTAASKFIKCVTVGDGAVGKTCLLISYTSNTFPTDYVPTVFDNFSANVIVDGQTINLGLWDTAGQEDYNRLRPLSYRGADVFILAFSLISRPSFENISKKWVPELRHYAPSVPIVLVGTKLDLRDDKQFKLDYPGACTISPEQGEELKKQIGAVAYIDCSAKTQQNVKAVFDAAIKVVLRPPKSKKQKKKRRACKIL; the protein is encoded by the exons ATGACTAGTACAAGTGATGCTGCTAATAGTACATCAACGACAACAACAGCTGCATCAAAGTTCATCAAATGTGTGACTGTCGGAGATGGAGCTGTTGGCAAGACTTGTCTTCTCATTTCCTACACCAGCAATACCTTTCCCACC GATTACGTTCCGACAGTTTTTGACAACTTCAGTGCCAATGTGATTGTTGATGGTCAGACCATAAATCTTGGACTTTGGGATACTGCTG GTCAAGAAGACTATAACAGACTGAGGCCTCTTAGTTATAGAGGGGCTGATGTTTTCATCCTTGCTTTTTCTCTCATAAGTAGGCCTAGCTTTGAGAACATCTCGAAAAAA TGGGTTCCAGAGCTAAGACATTATGCCCCATCAGTGCCCATTGTTTTAGTGGGGACCAAACTAG ATTTAAGAGATGATAAGCAGTTCAAGCTGGACTATCCAGGGGCATGTACTATTTCTCCTGAACAG GGTGAAGAACTGAAGAAGCAAATAGGAGCTGTGGCATATATTGATTGCAGTGCAAAGACACAACAG AATGTGAAGGCAGTATTTGATGCTGCAATTAAGGTGGTTCTGCGGCCTCCGAAGTCCAAAAAACAGAAGAAGAAACGCAGAGCCTGCAAAATACTTTAA
- the LOC140035244 gene encoding cytochrome c oxidase-assembly factor COX23, mitochondrial-like isoform X2: protein MSSSSSPSPSSSRAQSQIQSPPYPSAAKISDSQCYPQYTASLKCLEEFNADKSKCQQHFDVYKECKKKEILKCP from the exons ATGTCGTCGTCTTCGTCGCCTTCTCCTTCAAGCTCAAGAGCTCAGTCACAGATACAGTCACCTCCATACCCAAGCGCAGCCAAAATCTCTGATTCTCAATGCTACCCTCAATATACTGCTTCTCTCAAAT GCTTAGAAGAATTTAATGCAGATAAAAGTAAATGTCAGCAacattttgatgtttacaaGGAATGCAAGAAGAAGGAG ATTCTTAAATGTCCTTAG
- the LOC140035244 gene encoding cytochrome c oxidase-assembly factor COX23, mitochondrial-like isoform X1 encodes MSSSSSPSPSSSRAQSQIQSPPYPSAAKISDSQCYPQYTASLKCLEEFNADKSKCQQHFDVYKECKKKEREARLERNRSRSFFS; translated from the exons ATGTCGTCGTCTTCGTCGCCTTCTCCTTCAAGCTCAAGAGCTCAGTCACAGATACAGTCACCTCCATACCCAAGCGCAGCCAAAATCTCTGATTCTCAATGCTACCCTCAATATACTGCTTCTCTCAAAT GCTTAGAAGAATTTAATGCAGATAAAAGTAAATGTCAGCAacattttgatgtttacaaGGAATGCAAGAAGAAGGAG AGGGAAGCTCGGCTGGAGCGAAATAGGAGTAGATCTTTCTTCTCTTGA